ATGACGCGCGAGAGCGGCAGCGGCGCGGGCCCCGCGAGGTTGAAGATCCCGCGCACGCCGGGGCGCAGCGCCGCGAGGATCGCGGAGACCACGTCGTCCTGGTGGATGACCTGCACCATCGGGTCGAAGCCGAGGAGGGTCGGGATCACGTTGAGCCGGAGGTAGTTCGACGGCGCGTTCCGCACGGAGCCCAGGATGTGGACCGGCCTGAGGATGACCGTCTCGGTCTGGGGGTGCTTCCAGAAGAACGACTGCGCCAGCATGTCGACCTCGATGAGGTCGCGGATCTCGCTGAACGACGCGCCGCCGAGCAGCGGGGCGTCCTCGGTGATGAACTGCGGGTTGTCGGGGCGCGGCCCGTAGGCGTTCGCGCTCGAGAGCACGATGAGCTTGGGCACGTCGTACTGCGCGACGAACTCGAGCAGCCGCTGGAACCCAGCGAGGTTCCAGCTGTGGTGCTCCATCTGGCTCACCCGCGGATCGTGCATGACCCCGAGGTGGACCACCGCGGCGAGCTGCTCCTGGCGGAAGATGTCCTGGGTCTTCTTGCGGCGGATGTCGATCTGGTGATGCTCGATGTCCTTGGGGCGCCCCTCGAAGCTGCGCCGGTCGACGCCGATCACGTGCCGCTCGCGGTGGAGGCGCCGCGCCAGGCGCCGCCCGAGGCGACCGCAGATGCCGGTGATGAGGATGGACCGGAGGGACGGATCGGTGTCCGCGGCGGGACGGCGACCTCGACCGAGCATGCGTTCGCTCATCGGAGCGACGGTCGCTTCGAGGAGGCCGATGGTCAAGCCCTTCGTGCCGGTGCAGGGCCACGCGAGTTTTGCTATCGTCCGCCGCCCATGGCCAGCAGAACGACGCTCGCCAGGCTGAGCCACTTCGTCACCCACAGCGCGCTGCCGCTCGCGCGCGTCGGGGTCGACAGCCTGCGCGGCACGATCGACGACGCGACCATCCGGCTGCTCGGCCAGGACTTCGAGGACCGGCTCCGCCGGGTCACGCTGCCGCACGCGGCGGACGGGGTCGACCCGTTCGGGCTCGACCGGGAGTGGGCGAAGTACGCGGTCGGGGTCGCCGCGTTCTTTCATCGCTTCTACTTCCGGACCGAGGTGTTCGGCATCGAGCGCGTCCCGGCCGGCCGTGTGCTCCTCATCGCGAACCACTCGGGCCAGCTCCCGTTCGACGGCATGCTCATCGCGGCCTCGATGTTCCTGGACGCGGAGCCGCCGCGCGTGATGCGGAGCATGGTCGAGAAGTGGACGCAGACGCTGCCGTTCGTGGCGACCTTCTTCTCGCGCGTGGGCCAGGTGGTCGGCGTCCCCGAGAACGCGCGCCGGCTGCTCGACATGGGCGCGGCGATCCTGGTGTTCCCGGAGGGGACGAAGGGGATCTCGAAGGGGTTCTCCAGCCGCTATCAGCTGCTCGATTTCGGGCTCGGCTTCATGCGGCTCGCGCTCGAGACCGACACGCCGATCGTGCCCATCGCGGTCATCGGGGGCGAGGAACAGTACATCTCGCTCGGCAACCTCGAGTCGGTCTCGAAGGCGCTCGGCATGCCGACGTTCCCGATCATCCCGCAGCTCCTGCTCCCCGGCGGCCAGCTGCCGCTGCCGACCCGATACCGGATCTACTTCGGCGAGCCGATGACGTTCCACGGCGACCCCGACGACGACGACGCGGTGATCCAGGAGAAGGTGGCGCTCGTGAAGGGTCGGATCCAGTCGATGCTGAACCGCGGCCTGAAGGAGCGGAAGAGCGTCTTCTGGTGACCGCGTGACCGCGTGACCGCGTGACCGCGTGATCGCGTGATCGCGTGATCGCGTGATCGCGTGATCGCGTGCGCGCGCGGGCGTTCAGGCGCCCGCCAGCGTGACCGCGGCGTCGGGGCCGTGAGCGAGGACGCGCGCGTGGCCGCCGAGGATGGCGGGCTCGTTGCGATGGCCGTGGCCGATCGGCAGCCCGGCGACGACGGGGATGCCCAGCGGGAGCAGCCTGTCGCGGAGGACCTCGTCCACCGTGATGCCGTCGGTGCCTGGCGCGCATTGCTCGAAGTCGCCGAGGACCACCGCCGTGGCCGGGGCGAGGTGGCCGCCGACCTCCAGCGTCGCCAGCATGCGATCGATGCGGTAGGGCCGCTCGGTGACGTCCTCGAGCAGGAGGATGCACCCCTCCGGGACCCGGAGCCGTCCCGCGGCGGCGCAGGCGTGGAGCAGGGCCAGGTTGCCGCCGAAGAGCGGCCCCTCGGCCACGCCGGCGCGCAGCGTGGTGAGGCCGTCGAAGCGGCGCTCCCCCAGCGGATCTTCGAGGGCGCGGATCAGCGCGGCGCGGGCGCGGGCGTCGCCGCGCCCGAGCGCGGTGACGTGGACGCCGTGGAGCGACGCCACGCCCGCGCGCGCAGCCTCGACGTGGAGGGCCGTGACGTCGGAGAAGCCGACGATCCAGCGGGGGTGCGCTGCGAGGACGCTCCAGTCGAGCCGGTGGACGAACCGGTTCGCGCCGTAGCCGCCGCGGGCCGCGAAGATGGCCCTGACGTCGGGTGCGAGAGAGCGCGGGCGAGCTCGTCGCTGCGTCGGGCGTCGCTGCCGGCCAGGTAACCGGCCCGCGCGAACAGCCCGTGATGGGAGGGCGCCGACAGCGATGGCGGCCCGCCCCGCCGGCCGTCGTCGTCGTCGAACGGAGGCCCCTCGCCCGCGTCGAAGAGGACGCGGTAGCGCTGGGCGAGCCAGCCGATGCCGACCCGCGCGAGGACGTGCTCGAACGGGCTGGAAGGGGCGATCACCGCGACGGTATCGCCCGGCCGGAGCGCCGGCGGCAGGATCGGCGGGGGAGAGCTAGCGAGCACCAGGATCGTCGTCGAGCAACTCCACGTCTTCCGCATCCGTGTCGACGTCGATCGCGTCGGAGCCAGGCAGGGGCGGCACGGGAGCAGCGGGCGCCTCGGGGAGCGCAGGGGCCGAGAGGGATACCTCCTCGTGCGCTCGATGGACCTCGCCATCGTCGATGTCGCCGAGCGCCGGCGGCGCTGCATGAGCGTCGAACTCCGACCATTGCGCGGGAGCGGCCGGCGCATCGGCATACGCAGCCGGAGCAACGTGGATGACCTGGGTGGCGCTATCCAGAGGGAGCCTCTGCCCCTCGCGCAGGGCCACATCGACATGGGCAGCGCCGCCGCTCGCGTCGGCCGCGTCGGCGTGCGAAGCGACGCCGTAGGTCCAGACCTGCTGCACCGGCTCGACAGGCAGCGCTTGCGGGGCGGCGGCATCCGCCGGGTACGCCTCCGCAGCCGGGTACGCCTCCGCAGCCGGGTACGCCTCCGCAGCCGGGTACGCCTCCGCAGCCGGGTACGCCTCCGCAACCGGGTACGCCTCCGCAGCCGGGTACGCCTCCGCAACCGAGTACGCCTCCGCAGCCGGGTACGCCTCCGCAACCGGGTACGCCTCCGCAGCCGGGTACGCCTCCGCAGCCGGCTGTGCCTCGGGAGCCGGCTGCGCCGCCGCAACCGACAGCGCCTCCGCGGCCGGCTGCGCCTCGGCGCCCTCGTGCGCCTCGGAGCCCGCGTAGCCGTTGCTCACCGCCGCCACCGCGCCGGCCTCGAGGCCGAGCGTCTCGAGCGCCGGCGCCCGGGGCGCGAGCGGCGGCTCGGTCAGCGGCGGGCCCGGCGCCCGGGTCGGGAGCGAAGGAGGCGGCGGGGTGCGCTTGAGCTTGCCGGTCTTGGCCCGCTCGAGGCCCGCGGTCGCGTCCGGATCGCCCGCCTTCATGCGGAGGACGCGGCGCCAGGCGTCCGCCGCCTCGCGCGCCTCGCCGAGCTCCTCCTCCCAGAGGCGCGCCACCTTGCGCGCGAGCTCCGCTCGCTGCGCCGGATCGCGGCCGCGGAGGATCTGGTCCTCGTACAGCTGGATCATGCCGCGGTGATCGCCGAGCTCCAGCAGGAGACCCGACAGGTCGTTCATCACGTCCTGATCCGAGGGCGACAGGTCATGAAGCTTCTTCAGGTCCGCCGCGGCGCCCTGCCTGTCGCCGAGCACATCGCGCCGCAGCCTGGCGCGACGCTGCAGGAGCTTGCGCACGAGCGGGCCGTCGAACACCTCGTCGAGCGCGCGGTCCAGCGTCGCGCTGACGCGGGGCAGATCGCCCACCTCGCGCCCGAGGGCCTCGAGCGCGTCGAGCGAAGCGTCGTCGACCTGCGCCAGCACGGCGTCGCCCAGCCAGCCGAAGGCGCGGTCGACGTCGCGGAGGTCCTGGTGCGCGATCGTGGCCGCGCGCCGCAGGAGCGCCGCCCGGGTGCGGCCGCCGTCGCGCGAGCCCTGGCCGCCGGCCGCGAGCGCCTCGACGAGGATCGTGCGCAGCGCCGTCGACCCCGATCGCTCGTCGTCGTCCCGCGCCACCTGCTCGAGCATGGCGATCGTCTCCTCCTGGACGCCGCCGCCGAGGGCCAGCTCGAAGAAGCTCCTCGCCCGGTCGATGGCGCCGCGCTCGCAGGCGATCTGGGCGGCGCGGACGAGCGCCGCCAGGCGATCGGCCGGCGTGCGGCACCGGCTCACCTGGCGCTCGAAGAGGTCGATGATGAGGCCAGGGGCCTCGGCCAGCGCCGCGAGCCGCTGGAGCAGCGGCTCGACCTCGGCGGTCGGCACGCTCGCGAGCGCGCCCTCGCCGTGGTGGATCGACTCCAGCGGATCGGCGCCCACGGAGACCCGGACCTCGGCCTGCCGCACGAGCTCGGCCGCCCGGGCCATGCCCGAGAGATCCCTGGCGAGGAGCTCGTGCGCGACGGTGAGGGCCTCGCGATCCTGGAGCTCCACCGCGATCGCCTCGAGCTTCTCCGCGAGGCCGGCGTCGGCGGTGCGCGAGCGCGCGAGCTCCATCGCCACGCGCGCGGCGTCCTTCTGGCGACCGACCTCCACGAAGCGCTCGAAGGCCCCGCGCAGGGCGAGCTCGCGCCCCGCGCGCGCGATCGACTCGTTCCAGGCGACCAGCTTGGTCGCGACGATCCCCTTCCACCCGACCCGATCGCCGAGCGCGACGTACGCGTCTCGGCACGGCTCGTCGCCCTGATCCGCGAGCCGCTCCAGGAGCGCCAGCGCCTCGTCGCTCTTGCCCAGCTGCTGGTCCAGGATGTCGGCGAGGCGGCGGGTCATCTGCGACGCCTCGTCGTCGTCGCCCTCCACCTCGATCAGGATCGCCATCAGGCGCGCGACCTTTGGCCAATCGTTCAGCCGCTCGGCGAGCCGCAGGAGCCGGGCGACCGCGTCGAGGTCGTCCGGCTCGACGGCGTGGACGATCTCGAGCGCCCGGACGGCGCCGCGCGGATCGTCGAGCGGGCCCTCGTACAGCGCCGCGAGCCGCTGCGCGATGTCGACCTGGTCGTGGCCGTACACGAGCACGAGCTCACGCTCGAGCGCGCCCGCGACCCCCCTCGGGTTGCCGCGCTGCTCCTCCAGATCGGCGATCCCCCGTAGCGCGATCCGGTTCTGCGGATCGAGCGTCGCCACGACCGCCTCGTAGCGCGCGATCGCGGCCTCGAGGTCGCCGGGGCCCTCCGCGAGCATGCGCGCCTCGCGCAGGGCGAGCGAGATCTTGCCGGGCTCGCTGTCCGTCAGATCGCCGAGCTTGCGGAGGAGCTCCGCGCCCTGCTGGTGATCGCCGCGCTCGCCGGCGTCCTGGGCCAGCCGCTCGATGGCCTCGGCGTCGTCGCCGTCGGCGAGCAGGAGCGTGAGCGTCGCGCGCTCCCCGTCGCGGTCACCGAGCTCGCGCTGCAGGGCCGCCGCGGCCCGTCGCGCCGCGACGCGCTCCGCCCTGTCGCCGAGCACCTCGGCCCGGCTCAGGAGGAACCGCACGAGCTCGGGCCGCCGGTGGGCGCGCCGGTAGAGGTCCTCGATCGCGGGGCCGGCGTCCGTCGCCGGATCGATCTCGATGGCGCGCTCGACGCGGTCGAGCGCGCCGTCGACGTCTCCGGCGCTGAGGAGCAGCTCGGCGGCCTCGACGAGGAGCGCCGGACGCGCCTTGCGGTCCGCGAGCAGCGCGCGCTCGCAGAGCGCCCTCGCCGCCTCGGCGAGCCGCCCCGCCGCGACGTAGGCCTTCTGCGCGAGCTCCCACAGCCTCGGCTGGCGCAGGAGCTCGGCGGCCTGGCCGTAGGCGTCGCCCGCGGCGCCCGGCTCGTCGAGCCGCATCCGGAGCTCGCCGAGCTTCTGAAGGAGCGGCCCGTGGGTCAGCTTCCCCTGGAACCAGGTCGTCGCGTCGGCGAGGACCCGCGCCGCGAGGTCGAAGCGCTCGCCGCGCTCGAAGAGCTTGACGGCGGACAGGAGCGCCGCGCCGTCGTCAGGCATGAGGCCCGCGATCCGCACCCACGCCTCCGCGGCCGCGATGGGGTCGCGGCGCTTCTGCTCGTGGAGCGCGACGAGCGCCCTCTCGAGCTCGACCCGCTGCGCGACGTCGGGCGTCGCGGCGGCGTCGTGCTCGAGCAGCGCGGCGAGGTCGTCCCACCGCGAGCTCCGCTCGAGCAGCCGCCTCAGCTCGGCCTGCGCCTGCGCGTCGCCTGGATCGAGCTCGGAGAGCAGCTTCCAGGCCTGGACCGCCGTGTCGACGTCGCGCAGCTGCGCCTCGCACAGCCCGGCGACGTCGCGCAGCTGCGCCTTCCTGCGCTCGATGGGCGCCTCGGGGACGCGCGCCGCCGCGAGCAGCACGTCCCGCAGCTCGACGAACATCCGCTTCTGGCGCAGCTGCTCCTCGACCTGCGCGAGCACGTCCGGGTTGGCCGGCTCGCCCTTGAGCACCTCACGGAGCCTGGCGAGCGTCATCGGCTTGCGAACCTCGGCCGGCTCCTCTCTCGGAGGCTGCAGCTCCTCCGAGGGAGCCGAGCTACCGAAGGCGCCGGGCGCCGGCGCGGCGCCGGCCAGGCCGTACGCCCCCGCGGGGGCCGGCGCTACGGCGTCCGCAGGTGAAGCCAGCGTGTCCGGCGCCGTCGACCCCGGCGCGGGAGCGAACGAAGACGCCGGCGCGAACGCGGCCACCGCCGGATCGACCAGCCCAGCGACGGCCGGCGACGAGAGGAGGCCCGAGGGGGGCACGGACGCGTGCGCATGGGCGGCTCCCGCGCTGGGCGGCACCGACGACCGGTGCGCAGGCGCGGCAGCCACGCCCATGGGCGGCGGCGGCGCCGACGGCAGCCGCGGGGGGGGCGCGACGGACGCCCGCTTGCGCGCCTCGGGGGCCATGAACCCGTTCGGGTTGACCTGGAGGTAGGCGAGGTAGCGCGGGCGAAGCTCCGCGATGCGGCCCAGCTGCTTCCCGTAATGGTCGGCGAGCTGCATGGCGCGATCGTGCCCCGGCGCCGCGCGGAGGGCGTAGACCGAGTACGAGTAGCCGTACTCCCCGTCGTACGTCTCCGCGAGCGCCACGAAGAGCTCCGCGGCCTCGTCGCGCTCTGGCTGCGGCACCGGCTCGCCCGCCTCGATGCGGTCGACGATGGCGACGCCGAGCGCCTGGATGAGCCCCACGTCGTGCGGCACGAACGCGCGCGCGTTCCGCAGCGCCACCGTGGAGCCCGCGAGGTCGCCGGCGCGGCGCCGGATGTCGGCCTCGTCGCGCAGCAGGGCGAGCCGCCGCTCCGGGTCGTCGACGAGCGCCTGCTCCATCGCGAAGTACGGGATCGCCTCGGCGTACTGCTGCTGGGCCTTCAGCATCTCGCGGGCGGCGTAGATGGCGTAGACGTTGTGCGGATCGAGCTCCGCCAGGCGGCGCCAGTTCTCGAGGGCGCGCTCCGGCCGCGAGAGCGGCGGCTCGCTCCACAGCCGGCCGAGCTCCTCGTG
The DNA window shown above is from Sorangium aterium and carries:
- a CDS encoding NAD-dependent epimerase/dehydratase family protein; amino-acid sequence: MLGRGRRPAADTDPSLRSILITGICGRLGRRLARRLHRERHVIGVDRRSFEGRPKDIEHHQIDIRRKKTQDIFRQEQLAAVVHLGVMHDPRVSQMEHHSWNLAGFQRLLEFVAQYDVPKLIVLSSANAYGPRPDNPQFITEDAPLLGGASFSEIRDLIEVDMLAQSFFWKHPQTETVILRPVHILGSVRNAPSNYLRLNVIPTLLGFDPMVQVIHQDDVVSAILAALRPGVRGIFNLAGPAPLPLSRVIEMTGRARAAIPHFVMQTIIPRLWRFRATSFPAPELDHIRYVCMVDDRRARDILGYTHEHDIQETVQAVDDIT
- a CDS encoding lysophospholipid acyltransferase family protein, with the protein product MASRTTLARLSHFVTHSALPLARVGVDSLRGTIDDATIRLLGQDFEDRLRRVTLPHAADGVDPFGLDREWAKYAVGVAAFFHRFYFRTEVFGIERVPAGRVLLIANHSGQLPFDGMLIAASMFLDAEPPRVMRSMVEKWTQTLPFVATFFSRVGQVVGVPENARRLLDMGAAILVFPEGTKGISKGFSSRYQLLDFGLGFMRLALETDTPIVPIAVIGGEEQYISLGNLESVSKALGMPTFPIIPQLLLPGGQLPLPTRYRIYFGEPMTFHGDPDDDDAVIQEKVALVKGRIQSMLNRGLKERKSVFW